In one window of Bdellovibrio bacteriovorus W DNA:
- a CDS encoding putative transposase, producing the protein MKGKTIIGAAILAASISAKANIQSKSKLSSKAHTATNSTAMSRPTNSTSASLQRPSKTSDVKFYGQIRMEGMQYFSAVPESPQLSYSQLLSARLSLIKETSWVDFMGDVSGGTFFTRGQSHYIVHEAFASTHGKGPNKLYLGRKKMDWSDMDRRWQLGLWQPQFAMDTLRPEEQGLTGLFFQSNNKNWEVLGFITPIFIPSMGPEIREEGGGLVADSRWYRAPSRDYDFNSRINNINYALDIPETAKLVGNGAVGAMGRLGQKEKGPWVSVSAGYLPVNELILKRQNFKDVSQDRVDVTVSPEVTYHSLYSADVGYSWERVKVTASALHDTPMQKSVDQDWSIQQLKPLTAFSAAVDFPVHNLWKNTLVCQVQYLKVEGGGIVDVLADGQPDDFTLFDQRLKFTNALSLRVEGQLAAIKTRPVVTRIKYLYDYDQRGSLLNTEFLYYPNQKWAVVMGSDILGVQDENYKTSSFLNQYRANDRVYGGMTYVF; encoded by the coding sequence GTGAAGGGAAAGACCATTATCGGAGCCGCGATTTTAGCAGCCTCGATAAGCGCGAAAGCCAACATTCAAAGTAAATCGAAACTGAGTTCAAAAGCACACACTGCCACGAACTCGACGGCGATGTCGCGTCCAACGAATTCCACTTCGGCTTCGTTGCAGCGTCCTTCTAAAACATCGGATGTAAAGTTCTATGGTCAGATTCGTATGGAGGGAATGCAATACTTCTCTGCTGTACCCGAGTCGCCGCAATTATCTTATAGCCAACTTTTATCCGCGCGCTTGTCTTTGATTAAGGAAACCTCTTGGGTGGACTTTATGGGAGACGTTTCGGGGGGAACGTTCTTCACGCGCGGTCAATCCCATTATATCGTGCACGAAGCCTTTGCTTCGACTCACGGTAAGGGGCCCAACAAGCTCTATCTAGGGCGAAAGAAAATGGACTGGAGCGATATGGATCGTCGCTGGCAGTTGGGTCTTTGGCAACCACAGTTTGCAATGGATACTCTTCGTCCTGAAGAGCAGGGCTTAACGGGGTTGTTCTTCCAATCGAATAATAAAAATTGGGAAGTCCTAGGTTTTATCACTCCTATATTTATCCCAAGCATGGGCCCTGAAATTCGCGAAGAAGGTGGGGGCTTAGTAGCAGACAGTCGCTGGTACCGTGCCCCTTCTAGGGATTATGACTTCAACAGCCGTATTAATAATATCAACTACGCTCTAGATATCCCAGAAACTGCAAAGCTTGTTGGGAATGGAGCTGTGGGTGCTATGGGGCGCTTGGGGCAAAAAGAAAAAGGCCCTTGGGTTTCCGTCAGCGCGGGTTATTTGCCTGTGAATGAGTTGATTTTAAAACGCCAGAACTTTAAAGACGTTTCTCAAGACCGTGTTGATGTAACGGTTTCTCCTGAAGTCACCTATCACAGTCTGTATTCGGCCGACGTGGGCTATTCGTGGGAGCGTGTTAAAGTGACGGCTTCGGCGTTGCACGACACTCCGATGCAGAAGTCAGTGGATCAAGATTGGTCGATTCAGCAGTTAAAGCCTTTGACGGCATTCTCTGCGGCGGTGGACTTTCCTGTTCACAATCTTTGGAAAAACACTCTTGTCTGCCAAGTTCAGTATTTGAAAGTCGAAGGCGGAGGAATTGTGGATGTCCTTGCTGATGGACAGCCCGACGACTTCACTCTTTTCGATCAACGACTGAAGTTTACCAATGCTCTTTCCCTGCGCGTTGAGGGGCAGTTAGCGGCGATCAAAACGCGTCCTGTTGTGACTCGAATCAAATATTTATACGACTATGATCAACGTGGTTCTTTGCTGAACACGGAGTTCTTGTATTACCCAAATCAAAAGTGGGCCGTAGTCATGGGCAGCGATATTCTAGGGGTTCAGGATGAAAATTATAAAACCTCTAGTTTCTTGAATCAGTATCGCGCCAATGACCGTGTCTACGGGGGCATGACCTATGTTTTTTAG
- a CDS encoding alpha/beta fold family hydrolase (COG0596 Predicted hydrolases or acyltransferases (alpha/beta hydrolase superfamily)): MKNRSWIVLRGLARAAGHWGSFKDLLIEKFPNDEFEFLDLPGNGVRFDEESPLQISDYVHAIRSHSEFIRAGKKVHILSVSLGGMITVEWMRLFPDEVVKSYVMCTSSRNDAVFYERFRAINLWKSRGMLSFKRDDLKWEETILDMVANSHDRKKEELPRLLEVTKKYPMKKSNVFRQLLAASRYSFPDQAPGDIQLIGSYGDKLVDPKCTLRIAQRWGMEPIMHPWSGHDIAIDDPHWIIEQIL, translated from the coding sequence ATGAAAAATAGAAGCTGGATCGTTTTACGTGGACTAGCAAGGGCCGCAGGGCATTGGGGTTCTTTCAAAGATCTTTTGATCGAAAAGTTTCCAAATGATGAATTTGAATTTCTCGATTTACCTGGCAATGGAGTTCGCTTCGACGAAGAAAGTCCTTTGCAGATTTCAGACTACGTCCATGCCATACGTTCTCACTCGGAGTTTATCCGTGCAGGTAAAAAAGTGCATATACTCTCTGTTTCGTTGGGAGGAATGATCACCGTTGAGTGGATGCGTTTGTTCCCAGATGAAGTGGTGAAGTCCTATGTGATGTGCACAAGCTCTCGTAACGACGCCGTGTTTTATGAGCGATTTCGCGCGATCAACCTTTGGAAGTCTCGTGGAATGCTTTCCTTTAAGCGCGATGATTTGAAATGGGAAGAAACGATCTTGGATATGGTTGCGAATAGCCATGACCGCAAAAAAGAAGAGCTTCCAAGGCTTTTAGAAGTCACTAAAAAGTATCCGATGAAAAAGAGCAACGTCTTTAGGCAGCTATTGGCGGCTTCACGCTATTCATTCCCTGATCAGGCTCCCGGAGATATCCAGCTGATTGGTTCTTACGGGGACAAACTCGTAGATCCGAAATGTACTCTTAGAATCGCTCAACGGTGGGGGATGGAGCCGATTATGCACCCTTGGTCAGGGCACGATATTGCCATCGATGACCCCCATTGGATTATCGAGCAGATACTCTAA
- a CDS encoding hypothetical protein (COG0753 Catalase), whose product MFFRKFFENLHSFECKFASLSFKKLLIAMLTLSFLLTSCDAKLGEEPPPPSSQEFGGTQCLTETKPVVKAFILGEAKKVELERSWDCVSSAVEKFKRYVRGRSGDSYSSQELATFLEDNFLDPESPKVSVELQYEFMKVKKLFVGGDDKHITRVEVDRLLSLFKTLRDITINVNPYMKILALKWSLNGEEKLQGEIKFFEDANKEIQLAAKTLATVIEENGQSYKLSDFVTFVSLMGGLFEEDWDFPKTIQKYMPVVKKVKTTLAGGDEDLVTPKEWRRFGVLGSRGYILFLRYYYFIKSVPETGSGYKLSYLARTVEDLLSVFEDLVAEKPAGYVSKLEIVALLDTLGGVWPDFKTSPGLVNEAMKVKQLFFGGSMESFTRLDFETARLKVNRLKIMAERFLPYYLIYGREWQPEFYPYEESQKIFMDSQFVLEATLREAGALFEGAYDLNDALKLLKEVETLYPPENGGYQQLATSYMPLVIDLKNMILGGNDSSLAKGHWSVLLGFASRFYSDYLYFEYFVKGKDQTQVLTLDSMTILMDQSLNILRDLIAKKANTAFTRAELLNIVQHLSKLEIIPKMSLTSWNQLLGVVLNNILTPAEQRLAGKPETALTLTSLEVARSELRIYLDLQVHFASLTQGWSPLRGMTRLEFYENLQKASRQQGNTSNFQTGLQEMLMVIDTPMAMTFDALGRVQISNRIEHGYNFETMSQINMHRALSRALIRSFITDSKRLTSYQGVTLEEVEAAFQTVRAPVVELGVLDPKNVTFASSRFREANIFVPHSDGNSIASFTEMTDLVGMIFSGLKVNSLLEEDLSRHCFQGKKLTKTSTATLSCIRAAYKDSMRKHMTPTPEYIRYMNSASADEWAYYINNVFKAAGHVPNSKNTATVEDISLAPHVIQYIEMIYARFDKNKDGFISTTESMAAFPAFRGILFELAKDQIAKGSLKEKDLLDIFTYILRYGKPPETLKEKIGFALKWRGKQKNWDVWANRTQLSQILGYIADQTSQQKNQIIIDSFITE is encoded by the coding sequence ATGTTTTTTAGAAAGTTTTTTGAAAACCTTCATTCTTTCGAGTGTAAGTTCGCTTCTCTTTCTTTCAAGAAGCTCCTAATTGCAATGTTAACGCTTTCGTTCCTGCTCACCTCATGTGATGCGAAGTTGGGCGAAGAACCACCACCTCCAAGCAGTCAAGAGTTTGGCGGCACTCAGTGTTTGACCGAGACTAAACCTGTCGTAAAGGCTTTCATCCTAGGAGAAGCTAAAAAGGTTGAGCTTGAGAGATCGTGGGACTGTGTCAGTTCTGCTGTCGAAAAATTTAAACGCTATGTGCGCGGTCGTTCTGGCGATAGCTATTCATCTCAAGAACTAGCCACATTTTTAGAAGATAACTTCTTAGATCCTGAGAGCCCAAAGGTATCTGTTGAGCTTCAGTACGAGTTCATGAAGGTAAAAAAGCTTTTCGTGGGTGGAGATGACAAACATATTACTCGCGTAGAAGTAGATCGTCTTTTGTCTTTGTTTAAGACTCTTCGCGATATCACGATCAATGTAAATCCTTACATGAAGATCTTGGCATTGAAGTGGAGCCTTAACGGGGAAGAAAAGCTTCAAGGTGAAATCAAGTTCTTTGAAGACGCCAATAAAGAGATTCAACTAGCAGCTAAGACCCTGGCAACGGTTATTGAGGAAAATGGTCAGAGCTATAAGCTTTCTGACTTTGTAACTTTTGTTTCTTTGATGGGCGGTCTTTTTGAGGAAGACTGGGACTTTCCAAAGACAATTCAAAAATACATGCCGGTTGTTAAAAAAGTGAAGACGACTCTTGCGGGTGGGGATGAAGATCTCGTAACTCCAAAAGAGTGGCGACGCTTTGGTGTTCTAGGCTCTCGTGGATATATTCTCTTCTTAAGATATTACTACTTCATTAAATCAGTTCCAGAGACAGGTTCTGGTTACAAGCTGTCTTATCTTGCGCGCACAGTAGAAGACTTGCTTTCTGTTTTTGAAGATCTTGTTGCTGAAAAGCCAGCGGGATATGTCAGTAAGCTTGAAATTGTAGCTCTCTTGGATACCTTGGGCGGAGTTTGGCCAGATTTTAAAACTTCTCCAGGGCTTGTGAATGAAGCAATGAAGGTAAAGCAGCTGTTCTTTGGTGGCAGCATGGAGTCCTTCACAAGATTGGATTTTGAAACTGCGCGCTTAAAAGTGAACCGTCTAAAAATTATGGCCGAAAGATTTTTGCCATACTATTTAATTTATGGACGTGAGTGGCAGCCGGAATTCTATCCCTATGAAGAGTCGCAAAAAATCTTTATGGACTCTCAGTTCGTACTAGAGGCGACGCTGCGTGAAGCCGGTGCTTTATTTGAAGGAGCTTACGATTTAAATGATGCTCTTAAACTTTTAAAAGAAGTCGAAACTTTGTATCCGCCTGAAAATGGAGGATACCAACAGTTAGCCACTTCCTATATGCCTTTAGTTATTGATCTAAAGAATATGATTCTTGGGGGCAATGACAGCAGTCTTGCAAAAGGCCATTGGAGTGTTTTACTGGGTTTTGCGTCTCGCTTCTACAGTGACTATCTGTATTTCGAGTATTTCGTAAAAGGTAAAGACCAAACTCAAGTTTTGACTCTGGATTCGATGACGATCCTCATGGATCAGAGCTTAAATATTTTAAGAGATCTTATCGCGAAAAAAGCCAACACAGCTTTCACTCGTGCAGAGCTTTTAAATATCGTTCAGCATCTCAGTAAGTTGGAAATCATTCCTAAGATGAGTCTGACTTCTTGGAATCAGCTATTAGGCGTTGTGCTTAACAATATTCTAACTCCTGCGGAGCAGCGTTTAGCGGGTAAGCCAGAAACGGCTCTGACTCTGACTTCTCTGGAAGTCGCGCGTTCTGAGTTGCGTATTTATTTAGATCTTCAAGTTCACTTCGCGAGTTTGACGCAAGGGTGGTCGCCACTACGTGGAATGACTCGCCTAGAGTTCTACGAAAATTTGCAAAAGGCTTCTCGCCAGCAGGGGAATACGTCTAACTTCCAGACAGGCTTGCAGGAAATGTTGATGGTCATTGATACACCAATGGCTATGACCTTTGATGCCTTGGGGCGAGTTCAGATCTCAAATCGTATTGAGCATGGCTATAACTTCGAGACGATGAGCCAGATCAATATGCACAGAGCTCTTTCGCGTGCCTTGATCCGCTCGTTCATCACTGACAGCAAGCGCCTCACAAGTTACCAAGGGGTGACTCTTGAAGAGGTCGAAGCTGCCTTCCAAACCGTACGTGCCCCAGTCGTTGAACTTGGAGTTCTTGACCCCAAAAACGTAACCTTTGCTTCTTCTCGATTTAGAGAAGCAAATATTTTTGTTCCTCACTCTGATGGTAATAGTATCGCTTCATTCACAGAGATGACAGATCTTGTCGGGATGATTTTCTCAGGGCTTAAAGTGAACTCTCTTTTAGAGGAAGATCTTTCACGCCATTGCTTTCAAGGTAAGAAGTTAACAAAAACTTCGACGGCGACTTTAAGCTGTATTCGTGCGGCTTATAAGGATTCTATGCGTAAGCATATGACGCCAACACCTGAGTATATTCGCTATATGAACTCTGCAAGTGCTGACGAGTGGGCTTACTATATAAATAACGTCTTTAAAGCCGCAGGGCATGTGCCGAACTCTAAGAACACGGCAACAGTTGAGGATATCTCTTTAGCTCCGCACGTAATTCAGTATATCGAAATGATCTATGCGCGTTTTGATAAGAATAAAGACGGCTTCATTTCTACAACAGAGTCTATGGCGGCTTTCCCTGCCTTCCGTGGAATTTTGTTTGAACTTGCAAAAGATCAAATCGCCAAAGGATCGCTGAAAGAAAAAGATCTTTTGGATATCTTTACTTATATCTTGAGATACGGAAAACCACCTGAAACTCTGAAAGAGAAAATTGGCTTTGCTCTGAAGTGGAGAGGTAAGCAGAAGAATTGGGATGTTTGGGCGAATAGAACCCAACTCTCGCAAATTCTTGGTTATATCGCGGATCAGACGAGTCAGCAGAAGAATCAGATTATTATCGACTCCTTCATCACCGAATAG
- the dcd gene encoding deoxycytidine triphosphate deaminase (COG0717 Deoxycytidine deaminase) — translation MILSDQQILEQIEKGNIKVEPFRRECLGTNSYDVHLGSTLAVYEDKVLDAKKHNKIRTFEIPEEGFVLMPDTLYLGVTAEYTETLAHVPFLEGKSSVGRLGIDIHATAGKGDVGFCNYWTLEISVKQPVRVYTGMPVGQLIYFAVQGEILTAYNVKPSAKYNDKKPLPVESMMWKNSF, via the coding sequence ATGATTCTTTCGGATCAGCAGATTCTCGAGCAGATTGAGAAGGGCAATATTAAAGTAGAGCCCTTTCGCAGAGAATGCCTAGGCACGAACTCTTATGATGTTCACCTAGGTAGCACTTTGGCTGTCTATGAGGATAAAGTGCTCGATGCGAAGAAGCATAACAAGATTCGCACCTTCGAAATTCCAGAAGAGGGATTTGTACTTATGCCCGACACTCTATATTTAGGTGTGACGGCAGAATACACTGAGACTTTGGCTCATGTCCCATTTTTAGAAGGTAAATCCAGCGTTGGCCGCCTTGGAATCGATATCCATGCGACTGCAGGCAAAGGTGACGTTGGTTTCTGTAACTATTGGACTCTTGAAATTTCCGTAAAGCAGCCTGTTCGAGTTTATACTGGAATGCCTGTAGGACAATTGATATACTTTGCTGTACAGGGAGAGATCCTGACTGCTTACAATGTGAAGCCGTCAGCTAAGTATAACGATAAAAAACCGTTACCGGTTGAGTCCATGATGTGGAAAAATTCATTTTAA
- the rpmG gene encoding 50S ribosomal protein L33 (COG0267 Ribosomal protein L33): MAKKSGRIIITLECTEARAEGKPVSRYTTTKNKSKTPGRLEKKKYNPNLKRHTVHRETK; the protein is encoded by the coding sequence ATGGCAAAAAAGTCAGGAAGAATTATCATCACTCTTGAGTGCACTGAAGCTCGCGCTGAAGGCAAACCTGTTTCTCGTTACACTACGACTAAGAACAAATCTAAGACTCCAGGTCGTTTAGAGAAAAAGAAATACAACCCAAATCTTAAGCGTCACACTGTACACAGAGAAACTAAGTAA
- a CDS encoding iron-regulated protein (COG3016 Uncharacterized iron-regulated protein) → MLSFRLFLATLLVSACAHAEIEGIFRGGDLQEVSLVQSLEKVQPGSIVIIGENHGFQKHRDQQVQILEALRSLGLPVSVGLEFFTYTDQSKVNDYRAGLLSEADFLTAIAWGGISYDYYRSQALFPDLTQGSKTIALNAPRSLTGKVAKGGLDALTNEEKALLPPAFTVGRDSYKRRFLSMMPHLPTPEAGERYFLSQSIWDDTMAWQAEQFLKTHPQQVLVIVVGDFHVQFGGGLPDRLRHRLPQTPILTFSQVNTTGMTLEELDLEIQPSPTEGPRADYLWLAPVQRLGL, encoded by the coding sequence ATGCTTTCTTTTAGATTATTTCTAGCGACTCTACTGGTTTCAGCTTGTGCCCATGCCGAAATAGAAGGCATTTTTCGTGGAGGAGATCTCCAAGAGGTTTCATTAGTTCAAAGTCTTGAAAAAGTTCAACCTGGCAGCATCGTTATCATCGGTGAAAACCATGGCTTTCAAAAACATCGCGACCAGCAAGTGCAAATTTTAGAGGCTCTGCGCTCACTCGGGCTTCCAGTGTCCGTAGGACTAGAATTTTTTACATATACTGATCAGAGTAAAGTGAACGACTACCGTGCAGGTCTCTTAAGTGAGGCAGACTTCCTTACAGCCATTGCTTGGGGAGGTATTTCTTATGATTACTATCGCAGCCAAGCTCTCTTCCCAGACCTCACCCAAGGCTCTAAGACAATTGCCCTCAATGCTCCACGCAGCTTAACGGGTAAAGTTGCTAAAGGAGGCTTAGATGCTCTTACAAATGAGGAAAAAGCACTTCTTCCTCCGGCTTTTACTGTGGGGCGAGACTCTTATAAGCGCCGTTTTTTAAGCATGATGCCTCATCTGCCGACTCCAGAGGCGGGCGAGCGCTACTTCCTTTCCCAGTCTATTTGGGATGACACAATGGCATGGCAGGCAGAGCAGTTCTTAAAAACTCACCCGCAGCAGGTCCTTGTGATCGTCGTGGGGGATTTCCACGTCCAGTTTGGGGGAGGACTTCCAGACCGCCTCCGTCACCGACTGCCTCAAACACCTATTTTGACCTTTTCGCAGGTCAACACCACAGGGATGACATTGGAAGAGCTGGATTTGGAAATTCAGCCATCTCCGACGGAAGGGCCACGCGCAGACTATCTTTGGCTAGCCCCCGTTCAAAGGCTAGGGCTTTAA
- a CDS encoding chemotaxis resonse regulator CheY (COG0784 FOG: CheY-like receiver), translating into MFPTSTRILIIDDMPSIRDLVKNTLRAMGYSNLYEAADGQEGLKVLIENNQTDRQIQLVISDWNMPNMKGLELLKQVRATAEWAQLPFVLLTSESERDQVTEAVLAGVSQYIVKPFSAKILEEKLKGAYAKHNKSS; encoded by the coding sequence ATGTTTCCAACGTCTACACGAATTCTAATAATTGATGATATGCCCTCTATTCGCGATCTTGTGAAAAACACTTTGCGTGCAATGGGATACTCTAATCTTTATGAAGCTGCAGACGGGCAAGAGGGCTTGAAAGTTTTGATTGAGAACAATCAAACAGATCGCCAAATTCAATTAGTTATTTCCGATTGGAATATGCCCAACATGAAGGGCTTAGAACTTTTAAAACAGGTTCGCGCCACCGCAGAGTGGGCACAACTTCCCTTTGTACTTTTAACATCTGAATCTGAAAGAGACCAAGTGACCGAGGCTGTTTTAGCTGGAGTCTCTCAGTATATCGTGAAGCCTTTTTCTGCGAAAATATTAGAAGAGAAGCTTAAAGGCGCCTACGCCAAACACAACAAAAGTTCGTGA